The following coding sequences are from one Granulicella arctica window:
- a CDS encoding DinB family protein, which produces MSVKPEVAEAESIEIRTQLLALLKGGQAHATLDAAVKDFPAHLRGKVPEKLPYSAWQILDHLRFTQRDILNFSAPPTGGYHAHKWPDDYWLKTPEPPSAHAWDECIASIRSDQEHFEALLTKTDADLSKPFRWGDGQNLLREALLIADHNAYHVGEIIVIRRLLGAWPS; this is translated from the coding sequence ATGTCTGTAAAGCCAGAAGTCGCCGAAGCCGAGTCCATCGAGATCCGCACGCAGTTGCTCGCCCTCCTGAAAGGCGGCCAGGCCCACGCAACGCTTGACGCGGCTGTTAAAGACTTTCCCGCTCATCTGCGGGGAAAGGTGCCCGAGAAACTGCCGTACTCCGCCTGGCAGATTCTGGACCATCTACGGTTCACTCAGCGCGACATCCTCAACTTCTCAGCGCCACCCACCGGCGGGTACCACGCCCATAAGTGGCCGGATGATTACTGGCTGAAGACTCCCGAGCCACCCTCTGCCCATGCCTGGGACGAGTGCATCGCCTCCATCCGCTCCGATCAGGAACACTTCGAGGCGCTCCTCACCAAGACAGATGCAGATCTATCCAAGCCCTTTCGCTGGGGAGATGGCCAGAACCTTCTTCGCGAGGCACTCCTGATTGCCGACCACAATGCCTACCACGTTGGCGAAATCATCGTGA